A genomic region of Venturia canescens isolate UGA chromosome 7, ASM1945775v1, whole genome shotgun sequence contains the following coding sequences:
- the LOC122413992 gene encoding RING finger protein 207-like isoform X3, translating to MTQLKEGAMLPPVDQLMRQLVELANSENPPCANCDKRDKSGMFFCTTCGQALCTLCREPTHRAKMFSSHEVVHMSKCSKDTQRRCSTHGELYIMYSQSAKCMLCATCFRETPADARIHCVDIESAWQQASKKMERTANHICELQAGVHDNLLALKSQLDELRRSLESEKKSLNAYCQGMQEVVNKTHSAVLTELQRQFETKERMVRAQLLSLGSALPVLQMHLMLCTVFTTGATKHQFLELAHPMLERLDRVAQLGHPPRPPLVTVHLKNTYRNDFARALQPYVGQSVGGGQKEALYDHTHMMGQDPIILQSAKSSQRGQNKSTGQQQDSSAPFSNHCRTFDSQLKELSQQLMAVKERLGELHRDVAVLRRANTPPLGSRYEHVARDCKILEQQLEHHQIELEGLGNIFDALWEEQLCKIHVEKEIFHAQMNDIVTLRGEVKQLQNLTQQLEPFVKSFTAGVNAGEIRAAALDSSDQQHLEALLDHLARLQMQESQQSQPTAPTKDCRHSRNTPTSADNALYMKEAKEMPTRCRTPLGGVGALLDSGGNIVVYGPTKQPDVKRGVLSQLIEKARPREDRKKSPGREEGARDRSVGRRSRKSPDNAKPKTPPGHGGSSSSSKVRTLYRSLKGAASSSNAVTDGPVSGGQDGNEQPERCTESQQRQSQSGGAEESDYQRISDASTLGEAKKRVQAQVHAAPTDEQQPTTSKTVKYYPMSDPEDIFYPNEKSGSAGSVSGRRRRRASCDSLSTTGSGNSPRSSIVDATMGQSGGAPQDTRKALSVLFGTPAGQTMSVGKAAARVQKQRSWETFPRPKSKRGISPSVIAAAESNATGLGQLKKADSFEGHEEAVRTLVAAVQETRSHHRHHHAHQHRYHRKSKTN from the exons ATGACTCAATTGAAGGAAGGCGCGATGCTTCCACCGGTCGATCAGTTGATGCGACAGCTCGTGGAGTTGGCTAATTCGGAGAATCCACCGTGCGCGAATTGTGACAAAAGGGACAAGTCCGGAATGTTTTTTTGCACGACATGCG GTCAGGCGCTGTGCACGCTCTGTCGAGAGCCGACTCATCGGGCGAAGATGTTTTCTTCCCACGAAGTGGTGCACATGAGCAAGTGTTCAAAGGATACTCAGCGACGTTGTTCGACCCACGGTGAACTCTACATAATGTACAGTCAGAGTGCGAAATGCATGCTGTGCGCGACTTGCTTCCGCGAGACTCCGGCAGACGCGAGGATCCATTGCGTCGACATTGAGAGCGCTTGGCAACAAGCATCAAAGAAGATGGAGCGGACGGCTAATCACATCTGCGAATTGCAAGCCGGAGTCCACGACAACCTTCTCGCATTGAAGTCGCAGCTCGACGAGCTGCGCCGCTCTttggagagtgaaaaaaagtcgCTCAACGCTTATTGCCAGGGCATGCAAGAGGTTGTTAACAAAACCCATTCGGCTGTGCTGACGGAGTTGCAGAGACAGTTCGAGACGAAGGAAAGGATGGTCAGAGCTCAGCTGCTCTCTCTGGGCTCGGCCCTCCCGGTCCTTCAGATGCATCTGATGCTCTGCACTGTTTTTACGACGGGTGCGACCAAGCACCAGTTCCTGGAGCTGGCTCATCCGATGCTCGAGAGACTCGACAGGGTCGCGCAGCTCGGCCATCCTCCGAGACCCCCCCTCGTCACTGTTCATCTCAAAAACACTTATAGAAACGATTTTGCTAGGGCTCTTCAGCCTTACGTTGGCCAGAGCGTCGGGGGAGGGCAGAAGGAAGCTCTGTACGATCACACTCACATGATGGGACAGGATCCAATCATACTTCAG AGCGCGAAGAGCTCCCAGAGAGGGCAGAACAAGAGCACCGGCCAGCAGCAGGACTCGAGTGCACCGTTCTCCAATCATTGCAGAACTTTTGATTCCCAGTTAAAAGAACTCAGCCAACAATTGATGGCCGTTAAAGAGCGGCTGGGGGAGTTGCACCGGGACGTGGCGGTTCTACGGAGAGCGAATACCCCGCCGTTGGGCTCGCGGTACGAGCACGTTGCCAGAGACTGTAAAATTCTGGAACAGCAGCTCGAGCATCACCAGATCGAGTTGGAAGGTCTCGGCAACATATTCGACGCTCTGTGGGAAGAGCAGCTGTGCAAAATTCACGTAGAAAAGGAAATATTCCATGCACAG ATGAATGACATCGTGACTCTCCGGGGCGAGGTTAAACAACTACAGAACTTGACCCAGCAGCTCGAGCCGTTTGTCAAGTCATTCACAGCGGGTGTCAACGCTGGCGAGATAAGAGCTGCAGCCTTGGATTCGTCCGACCAACAACACCTCGAAGCACTCTTGGATCATTTGGCACGTCTTCAAATGCAGGAATCTCAGCAATCTCAGCCAACCGCGCCTACCAAAGATTGCCGGCATTCGAGAAACACACCGACCAGCGCGGACAACGCCCTTTACATGAAAG AAGCGAAGGAGATGCCGACCCGGTGCAGAACTCCGTTGGGAGGAGTCGGAGCTCTCCTGGACTCCGGTGGGAACATCGTGGTTTACGGGCCGACGAAGCAGCCCGACGTGAAACGAGGAGTGCTCAGTCAATTGATAGAAAAAGCTCGGCCTCGGGAGGACCGAAAAAAATCACCGGGTCGCGAGGAGGGTGCTCGTGACAGGAGCGTCGGACGGAGATCGAGGAAATCACCGGACAACGCGAAACCGAAAACGCCGCCGGGTCACGGAGGCTCTTCGTCGAGTAGTAAAGTTCGTACGTTGTATCGATCGTTGAAAGGAGCAGCGAGCTCGAGCAACGCGGTGACCGACGGCCCGGTTTCCGGCGGTCAAGATGGAAACGAGCAGCCTGAAAGGTGCACGGAATCGCAGCAACGACAGTCCCAGTCGGGCG GAGCGGAAGAGAGTGACTATCAGAGAATATCGGATGCGTCGACACTCGGAGAAGCCAAGAAACGTGTCCAGGCCCAAGTGCACGCCGCCCCGACGGACGAGCAGCAACCGACGACCTCGAAAACCGTTAAATATTATCCGATGAGCGACCCCGAGGACATTTTTTatccgaatgaaaaatcagGAAGCGCCGGAAGCGTCTCAGGACGCAGGAGGCGGAGAGCGAGCTGCGACAGCCTGAGCACGACAGGCTCGGGAAACAGTCCGAGATCGAGCATAGTCGATGCCACCATGGGCCAGTCCGGCGGCGCGCCTCAAGACACGAGGAAAGCCCTTTCCGTGCTCTTCGGCACTCCAGCCGGACAAACAATGTCAGTCGGCAAAGCTGCAGCGCGCGTCCAGAAACAAAGATCGTGGGAAACGTTTCCACGCCCGAAGAGCAAGCGAGGCATCAGCCCCTCCGTCATCGCAGCTGCCGAATCCAACGCAACCGGGCTTGGACAACTTAAAAAAGCTGATAGCTTCGAAGGCCACGAAGAAGCTGTCAGAACACTCGTTGCCGCCGTTCAGGAAACTCGCTCTCATCACAGGCACCATCACGCTCATCAACATCGTTATCATCGTAAGAGCAAAACAAATTAA
- the LOC122413992 gene encoding RING finger protein 207-like isoform X2, with amino-acid sequence MIIYRVHLNFLRSQMTQLKEGAMLPPVDQLMRQLVELANSENPPCANCDKRDKSGMFFCTTCGQALCTLCREPTHRAKMFSSHEVVHMSKCSKDTQRRCSTHGELYIMYSQSAKCMLCATCFRETPADARIHCVDIESAWQQASKKMERTANHICELQAGVHDNLLALKSQLDELRRSLESEKKSLNAYCQGMQEVVNKTHSAVLTELQRQFETKERMVRAQLLSLGSALPVLQMHLMLCTVFTTGATKHQFLELAHPMLERLDRVAQLGHPPRPPLVTVHLKNTYRNDFARALQPYVGQSVGGGQKEALYDHTHMMGQDPIILQSAKSSQRGQNKSTGQQQDSSAPFSNHCRTFDSQLKELSQQLMAVKERLGELHRDVAVLRRANTPPLGSRYEHVARDCKILEQQLEHHQIELEGLGNIFDALWEEQLCKIHVEKEIFHAQMNDIVTLRGEVKQLQNLTQQLEPFVKSFTAGVNAGEIRAAALDSSDQQHLEALLDHLARLQMQESQQSQPTAPTKDCRHSRNTPTSADNALYMKEAKEMPTRCRTPLGGVGALLDSGGNIVVYGPTKQPDVKRGVLSQLIEKARPREDRKKSPGREEGARDRSVGRRSRKSPDNAKPKTPPGHGGSSSSSKVRTLYRSLKGAASSSNAVTDGPVSGGQDGNEQPERCTESQQRQSQSGGAEESDYQRISDASTLGEAKKRVQAQVHAAPTDEQQPTTSKTVKYYPMSDPEDIFYPNEKSGSAGSVSGRRRRRASCDSLSTTGSGNSPRSSIVDATMGQSGGAPQDTRKALSVLFGTPAGQTMSVGKAAARVQKQRSWETFPRPKSKRGISPSVIAAAESNATGLGQLKKADSFEGHEEAVRTLVAAVQETRSHHRHHHAHQHRYHRKSKTN; translated from the exons ATGATAATCTACAGGGTGCACCTCAACTTTTTGCGCAG TCAAATGACTCAATTGAAGGAAGGCGCGATGCTTCCACCGGTCGATCAGTTGATGCGACAGCTCGTGGAGTTGGCTAATTCGGAGAATCCACCGTGCGCGAATTGTGACAAAAGGGACAAGTCCGGAATGTTTTTTTGCACGACATGCG GTCAGGCGCTGTGCACGCTCTGTCGAGAGCCGACTCATCGGGCGAAGATGTTTTCTTCCCACGAAGTGGTGCACATGAGCAAGTGTTCAAAGGATACTCAGCGACGTTGTTCGACCCACGGTGAACTCTACATAATGTACAGTCAGAGTGCGAAATGCATGCTGTGCGCGACTTGCTTCCGCGAGACTCCGGCAGACGCGAGGATCCATTGCGTCGACATTGAGAGCGCTTGGCAACAAGCATCAAAGAAGATGGAGCGGACGGCTAATCACATCTGCGAATTGCAAGCCGGAGTCCACGACAACCTTCTCGCATTGAAGTCGCAGCTCGACGAGCTGCGCCGCTCTttggagagtgaaaaaaagtcgCTCAACGCTTATTGCCAGGGCATGCAAGAGGTTGTTAACAAAACCCATTCGGCTGTGCTGACGGAGTTGCAGAGACAGTTCGAGACGAAGGAAAGGATGGTCAGAGCTCAGCTGCTCTCTCTGGGCTCGGCCCTCCCGGTCCTTCAGATGCATCTGATGCTCTGCACTGTTTTTACGACGGGTGCGACCAAGCACCAGTTCCTGGAGCTGGCTCATCCGATGCTCGAGAGACTCGACAGGGTCGCGCAGCTCGGCCATCCTCCGAGACCCCCCCTCGTCACTGTTCATCTCAAAAACACTTATAGAAACGATTTTGCTAGGGCTCTTCAGCCTTACGTTGGCCAGAGCGTCGGGGGAGGGCAGAAGGAAGCTCTGTACGATCACACTCACATGATGGGACAGGATCCAATCATACTTCAG AGCGCGAAGAGCTCCCAGAGAGGGCAGAACAAGAGCACCGGCCAGCAGCAGGACTCGAGTGCACCGTTCTCCAATCATTGCAGAACTTTTGATTCCCAGTTAAAAGAACTCAGCCAACAATTGATGGCCGTTAAAGAGCGGCTGGGGGAGTTGCACCGGGACGTGGCGGTTCTACGGAGAGCGAATACCCCGCCGTTGGGCTCGCGGTACGAGCACGTTGCCAGAGACTGTAAAATTCTGGAACAGCAGCTCGAGCATCACCAGATCGAGTTGGAAGGTCTCGGCAACATATTCGACGCTCTGTGGGAAGAGCAGCTGTGCAAAATTCACGTAGAAAAGGAAATATTCCATGCACAG ATGAATGACATCGTGACTCTCCGGGGCGAGGTTAAACAACTACAGAACTTGACCCAGCAGCTCGAGCCGTTTGTCAAGTCATTCACAGCGGGTGTCAACGCTGGCGAGATAAGAGCTGCAGCCTTGGATTCGTCCGACCAACAACACCTCGAAGCACTCTTGGATCATTTGGCACGTCTTCAAATGCAGGAATCTCAGCAATCTCAGCCAACCGCGCCTACCAAAGATTGCCGGCATTCGAGAAACACACCGACCAGCGCGGACAACGCCCTTTACATGAAAG AAGCGAAGGAGATGCCGACCCGGTGCAGAACTCCGTTGGGAGGAGTCGGAGCTCTCCTGGACTCCGGTGGGAACATCGTGGTTTACGGGCCGACGAAGCAGCCCGACGTGAAACGAGGAGTGCTCAGTCAATTGATAGAAAAAGCTCGGCCTCGGGAGGACCGAAAAAAATCACCGGGTCGCGAGGAGGGTGCTCGTGACAGGAGCGTCGGACGGAGATCGAGGAAATCACCGGACAACGCGAAACCGAAAACGCCGCCGGGTCACGGAGGCTCTTCGTCGAGTAGTAAAGTTCGTACGTTGTATCGATCGTTGAAAGGAGCAGCGAGCTCGAGCAACGCGGTGACCGACGGCCCGGTTTCCGGCGGTCAAGATGGAAACGAGCAGCCTGAAAGGTGCACGGAATCGCAGCAACGACAGTCCCAGTCGGGCG GAGCGGAAGAGAGTGACTATCAGAGAATATCGGATGCGTCGACACTCGGAGAAGCCAAGAAACGTGTCCAGGCCCAAGTGCACGCCGCCCCGACGGACGAGCAGCAACCGACGACCTCGAAAACCGTTAAATATTATCCGATGAGCGACCCCGAGGACATTTTTTatccgaatgaaaaatcagGAAGCGCCGGAAGCGTCTCAGGACGCAGGAGGCGGAGAGCGAGCTGCGACAGCCTGAGCACGACAGGCTCGGGAAACAGTCCGAGATCGAGCATAGTCGATGCCACCATGGGCCAGTCCGGCGGCGCGCCTCAAGACACGAGGAAAGCCCTTTCCGTGCTCTTCGGCACTCCAGCCGGACAAACAATGTCAGTCGGCAAAGCTGCAGCGCGCGTCCAGAAACAAAGATCGTGGGAAACGTTTCCACGCCCGAAGAGCAAGCGAGGCATCAGCCCCTCCGTCATCGCAGCTGCCGAATCCAACGCAACCGGGCTTGGACAACTTAAAAAAGCTGATAGCTTCGAAGGCCACGAAGAAGCTGTCAGAACACTCGTTGCCGCCGTTCAGGAAACTCGCTCTCATCACAGGCACCATCACGCTCATCAACATCGTTATCATCGTAAGAGCAAAACAAATTAA
- the LOC122413992 gene encoding RING finger protein 207-like isoform X1 → MAGSGSGLGDGLGDNDPTSGSSGTPRNPLTCGVCHDYYNDPCLLSCFHTFCARCIRGPHVDNKISCPTCGQMTQLKEGAMLPPVDQLMRQLVELANSENPPCANCDKRDKSGMFFCTTCGQALCTLCREPTHRAKMFSSHEVVHMSKCSKDTQRRCSTHGELYIMYSQSAKCMLCATCFRETPADARIHCVDIESAWQQASKKMERTANHICELQAGVHDNLLALKSQLDELRRSLESEKKSLNAYCQGMQEVVNKTHSAVLTELQRQFETKERMVRAQLLSLGSALPVLQMHLMLCTVFTTGATKHQFLELAHPMLERLDRVAQLGHPPRPPLVTVHLKNTYRNDFARALQPYVGQSVGGGQKEALYDHTHMMGQDPIILQSAKSSQRGQNKSTGQQQDSSAPFSNHCRTFDSQLKELSQQLMAVKERLGELHRDVAVLRRANTPPLGSRYEHVARDCKILEQQLEHHQIELEGLGNIFDALWEEQLCKIHVEKEIFHAQMNDIVTLRGEVKQLQNLTQQLEPFVKSFTAGVNAGEIRAAALDSSDQQHLEALLDHLARLQMQESQQSQPTAPTKDCRHSRNTPTSADNALYMKEAKEMPTRCRTPLGGVGALLDSGGNIVVYGPTKQPDVKRGVLSQLIEKARPREDRKKSPGREEGARDRSVGRRSRKSPDNAKPKTPPGHGGSSSSSKVRTLYRSLKGAASSSNAVTDGPVSGGQDGNEQPERCTESQQRQSQSGGAEESDYQRISDASTLGEAKKRVQAQVHAAPTDEQQPTTSKTVKYYPMSDPEDIFYPNEKSGSAGSVSGRRRRRASCDSLSTTGSGNSPRSSIVDATMGQSGGAPQDTRKALSVLFGTPAGQTMSVGKAAARVQKQRSWETFPRPKSKRGISPSVIAAAESNATGLGQLKKADSFEGHEEAVRTLVAAVQETRSHHRHHHAHQHRYHRKSKTN, encoded by the exons TCAAATGACTCAATTGAAGGAAGGCGCGATGCTTCCACCGGTCGATCAGTTGATGCGACAGCTCGTGGAGTTGGCTAATTCGGAGAATCCACCGTGCGCGAATTGTGACAAAAGGGACAAGTCCGGAATGTTTTTTTGCACGACATGCG GTCAGGCGCTGTGCACGCTCTGTCGAGAGCCGACTCATCGGGCGAAGATGTTTTCTTCCCACGAAGTGGTGCACATGAGCAAGTGTTCAAAGGATACTCAGCGACGTTGTTCGACCCACGGTGAACTCTACATAATGTACAGTCAGAGTGCGAAATGCATGCTGTGCGCGACTTGCTTCCGCGAGACTCCGGCAGACGCGAGGATCCATTGCGTCGACATTGAGAGCGCTTGGCAACAAGCATCAAAGAAGATGGAGCGGACGGCTAATCACATCTGCGAATTGCAAGCCGGAGTCCACGACAACCTTCTCGCATTGAAGTCGCAGCTCGACGAGCTGCGCCGCTCTttggagagtgaaaaaaagtcgCTCAACGCTTATTGCCAGGGCATGCAAGAGGTTGTTAACAAAACCCATTCGGCTGTGCTGACGGAGTTGCAGAGACAGTTCGAGACGAAGGAAAGGATGGTCAGAGCTCAGCTGCTCTCTCTGGGCTCGGCCCTCCCGGTCCTTCAGATGCATCTGATGCTCTGCACTGTTTTTACGACGGGTGCGACCAAGCACCAGTTCCTGGAGCTGGCTCATCCGATGCTCGAGAGACTCGACAGGGTCGCGCAGCTCGGCCATCCTCCGAGACCCCCCCTCGTCACTGTTCATCTCAAAAACACTTATAGAAACGATTTTGCTAGGGCTCTTCAGCCTTACGTTGGCCAGAGCGTCGGGGGAGGGCAGAAGGAAGCTCTGTACGATCACACTCACATGATGGGACAGGATCCAATCATACTTCAG AGCGCGAAGAGCTCCCAGAGAGGGCAGAACAAGAGCACCGGCCAGCAGCAGGACTCGAGTGCACCGTTCTCCAATCATTGCAGAACTTTTGATTCCCAGTTAAAAGAACTCAGCCAACAATTGATGGCCGTTAAAGAGCGGCTGGGGGAGTTGCACCGGGACGTGGCGGTTCTACGGAGAGCGAATACCCCGCCGTTGGGCTCGCGGTACGAGCACGTTGCCAGAGACTGTAAAATTCTGGAACAGCAGCTCGAGCATCACCAGATCGAGTTGGAAGGTCTCGGCAACATATTCGACGCTCTGTGGGAAGAGCAGCTGTGCAAAATTCACGTAGAAAAGGAAATATTCCATGCACAG ATGAATGACATCGTGACTCTCCGGGGCGAGGTTAAACAACTACAGAACTTGACCCAGCAGCTCGAGCCGTTTGTCAAGTCATTCACAGCGGGTGTCAACGCTGGCGAGATAAGAGCTGCAGCCTTGGATTCGTCCGACCAACAACACCTCGAAGCACTCTTGGATCATTTGGCACGTCTTCAAATGCAGGAATCTCAGCAATCTCAGCCAACCGCGCCTACCAAAGATTGCCGGCATTCGAGAAACACACCGACCAGCGCGGACAACGCCCTTTACATGAAAG AAGCGAAGGAGATGCCGACCCGGTGCAGAACTCCGTTGGGAGGAGTCGGAGCTCTCCTGGACTCCGGTGGGAACATCGTGGTTTACGGGCCGACGAAGCAGCCCGACGTGAAACGAGGAGTGCTCAGTCAATTGATAGAAAAAGCTCGGCCTCGGGAGGACCGAAAAAAATCACCGGGTCGCGAGGAGGGTGCTCGTGACAGGAGCGTCGGACGGAGATCGAGGAAATCACCGGACAACGCGAAACCGAAAACGCCGCCGGGTCACGGAGGCTCTTCGTCGAGTAGTAAAGTTCGTACGTTGTATCGATCGTTGAAAGGAGCAGCGAGCTCGAGCAACGCGGTGACCGACGGCCCGGTTTCCGGCGGTCAAGATGGAAACGAGCAGCCTGAAAGGTGCACGGAATCGCAGCAACGACAGTCCCAGTCGGGCG GAGCGGAAGAGAGTGACTATCAGAGAATATCGGATGCGTCGACACTCGGAGAAGCCAAGAAACGTGTCCAGGCCCAAGTGCACGCCGCCCCGACGGACGAGCAGCAACCGACGACCTCGAAAACCGTTAAATATTATCCGATGAGCGACCCCGAGGACATTTTTTatccgaatgaaaaatcagGAAGCGCCGGAAGCGTCTCAGGACGCAGGAGGCGGAGAGCGAGCTGCGACAGCCTGAGCACGACAGGCTCGGGAAACAGTCCGAGATCGAGCATAGTCGATGCCACCATGGGCCAGTCCGGCGGCGCGCCTCAAGACACGAGGAAAGCCCTTTCCGTGCTCTTCGGCACTCCAGCCGGACAAACAATGTCAGTCGGCAAAGCTGCAGCGCGCGTCCAGAAACAAAGATCGTGGGAAACGTTTCCACGCCCGAAGAGCAAGCGAGGCATCAGCCCCTCCGTCATCGCAGCTGCCGAATCCAACGCAACCGGGCTTGGACAACTTAAAAAAGCTGATAGCTTCGAAGGCCACGAAGAAGCTGTCAGAACACTCGTTGCCGCCGTTCAGGAAACTCGCTCTCATCACAGGCACCATCACGCTCATCAACATCGTTATCATCGTAAGAGCAAAACAAATTAA